The Thermotoga sp. Mc24 genome includes a window with the following:
- a CDS encoding GH1 family beta-glucosidase — MNVKKFPEGFLWGVATASYQIEGSPLADGAGMSIWHTFSHTPGNVKNGDTGDVACDHYNRWKEDIEIIEKLGVKAYRFSISWPRILPEGTGRVNQKGLDFYNRIIDTLLEKGITPFVTIYHWDLPFALQLKGGWANREIADWFAEYSRVLFENFGDRVKNWITLNEPWVVAIVGHLYGVHAPGMRDIYVAFRAVHNLLRAHAKAVKVFRETVKDGKIGIVFNNGYFEPASEKEEDIRAARFMHQFNNYPLFLNPIYRGDYPELVLEFAREYLPENYKDDMSEIQEKIDFVGLNYYSGHLVKFDPDAPAKVSFVERDLPKTAMGWEIVPEGIYWILKKVKEEYNPPEVYITENGAAFDDVVSEDGRVHDQNRIDYLKAHIGQAWKAIQEGVPLKGYFVWSLLDNFEWAEGYSKRFGIVYVDYSTQKRIIKDSGYWYSNVVKSNSLED; from the coding sequence ATGAACGTGAAAAAGTTCCCTGAAGGATTCCTCTGGGGTGTTGCAACAGCTTCCTACCAGATCGAGGGTTCTCCCCTCGCAGACGGAGCTGGTATGTCTATCTGGCACACCTTCTCCCATACTCCTGGAAATGTAAAGAACGGTGACACGGGAGATGTGGCCTGCGACCACTACAACAGATGGAAAGAGGACATTGAAATCATAGAGAAACTCGGAGTAAAGGCTTACAGATTTTCAATCAGCTGGCCAAGAATACTTCCGGAAGGAACAGGAAGGGTGAATCAGAAAGGACTGGATTTTTACAACAGGATCATAGACACCCTGCTGGAAAAAGGTATCACACCCTTTGTGACCATCTATCACTGGGATCTTCCCTTCGCTCTTCAGTTGAAAGGAGGATGGGCGAACAGAGAAATAGCGGATTGGTTCGCAGAATACTCAAGGGTTCTCTTTGAAAATTTCGGCGACCGTGTGAAGAACTGGATCACCTTGAACGAACCGTGGGTTGTTGCCATAGTGGGGCATCTGTACGGAGTCCACGCTCCTGGAATGAGAGATATTTACGTGGCTTTCCGAGCTGTTCACAATCTCTTGAGGGCACACGCCAAAGCGGTGAAAGTGTTCAGGGAAACTGTGAAAGATGGAAAGATCGGAATAGTTTTCAACAATGGATATTTCGAACCTGCGAGTGAAAAAGAGGAGGACATCAGAGCGGCGAGATTCATGCATCAGTTCAACAACTATCCTCTCTTTCTCAATCCGATCTACAGAGGAGATTATCCGGAGCTCGTTCTGGAATTTGCCAGAGAGTATCTACCGGAGAATTACAAAGATGACATGTCCGAGATACAGGAAAAGATCGACTTTGTTGGATTGAACTATTACTCCGGTCATTTGGTGAAGTTCGATCCAGATGCACCAGCTAAGGTCTCTTTCGTTGAAAGGGATCTTCCAAAAACAGCCATGGGATGGGAGATCGTTCCAGAAGGAATCTACTGGATCCTGAAGAAGGTGAAAGAAGAATACAACCCACCAGAGGTTTACATCACAGAGAATGGGGCTGCTTTTGACGACGTAGTTAGTGAAGATGGAAGAGTTCACGATCAAAACAGAATCGATTATTTGAAGGCCCACATTGGTCAGGCATGGAAGGCCATACAGGAGGGAGTGCCGCTTAAAGGTTACTTCGTCTGGTCGCTCCTCGACAATTTCGAATGGGCAGAGGGATACTCTAAGAGATTTGGTATTGTGTACGTGGACTACAGTACTCAAAAACGCATCATAAAAGACAGTGGTTACTGGTACTCGAACGTGGTCAAAAGCAACAGTCTGGAAGATTGA
- a CDS encoding GH36-type glycosyl hydrolase domain-containing protein, with product MRFGYFDDVNREYVITTPQTPYPWINYLGTEDFFSIISHMAGGYCFYKDARLRRITRFRYNNVPTDAGGRYFYIREENGDFWTPTWMPVRKDLSFFEARHGLGYTKITGERNGLRATITYFVPRHFTGEVHHLVLENRTNTPRRIKLFSFIEFCLWNALDDMTNFQRNYSTGEVEIEGSVIYHKTEYRERRNHYAFYSVNQPIDGFDTDRESFIGLYSGFEAPQAVVEGKPRNSVASGWAPIASHYLEIELAPSEKKELIFILGYVENPEEEKWEKPGVINKKRAKEMIEKFKTGEDVEHALKELKEYWDDLLGRIQVETHDEKLNRMVNIWNQYQCMVTFNISRSASYFESGISRGIGFRDSNQDILGFVHMIPEKARQRILDLASIQFEDGSTYHQFQPLTKKGNNEIGGGFNDDPLWLILSTSAYIKETGDWSILDEEVPFDNDPNKKASLFEHLKRSFYFTVNNLGPHGLPLIGRADWNDCLNLNCFSKDPDESFQTTVNALDGRVAESVFIAGLFVLAGKEFVEICKRRGLEEEAREAEKHVNKMIETTLKYGWDGEWFLRAYDAFGRKVGSKECEEGKIFIEPQGMCVMASIGVDNGYAEKALDSVKKYLDTPYGLVLQQPAYSRYYIELGEISSYPPGYKENAGIFCHNNPWVAIAETVIGRGDRAFEIYRKITPAYLEDISEIHRTEPYVYAQMVAGKDAPRHGEAKNSWLTGTAAWSFVAITQHILGIRPTYDGLVVDPCIPKEWEGFRITRKFRGSIYDITVKNLSHVSKGVKEIIVDGKKIEGQVLPVFEDGKVHRVEVVMG from the coding sequence GTGCGATTCGGTTATTTTGATGACGTCAACCGTGAATACGTGATCACAACTCCTCAAACTCCGTATCCATGGATAAATTATCTGGGAACGGAGGACTTCTTTTCCATCATATCTCACATGGCAGGGGGTTACTGTTTTTACAAAGACGCGAGACTCAGAAGAATAACGAGGTTCAGATACAACAACGTTCCAACGGATGCTGGAGGAAGGTACTTTTACATCAGAGAAGAAAATGGAGATTTCTGGACACCCACGTGGATGCCTGTGAGAAAAGATCTTTCCTTCTTTGAAGCGCGCCACGGTCTTGGATACACAAAGATCACAGGTGAAAGGAACGGCCTGAGAGCCACCATCACCTACTTTGTGCCAAGACATTTCACAGGGGAGGTCCATCACCTTGTTCTGGAGAACAGAACGAACACACCGAGGAGGATAAAACTTTTCTCCTTTATAGAGTTCTGCCTCTGGAACGCTCTCGATGATATGACGAACTTCCAGAGAAACTACAGTACGGGTGAAGTGGAAATAGAAGGTTCTGTGATTTACCACAAGACAGAATACAGAGAAAGAAGAAACCACTACGCGTTCTATTCTGTGAATCAACCGATAGATGGTTTTGATACAGACAGAGAGTCCTTCATAGGTCTCTACAGCGGTTTTGAAGCTCCTCAAGCGGTGGTGGAAGGAAAACCCAGAAATTCCGTCGCGAGCGGGTGGGCACCGATCGCTTCACATTACTTAGAGATAGAACTCGCTCCATCCGAAAAGAAAGAACTCATCTTCATTCTCGGGTACGTAGAGAATCCAGAGGAGGAAAAATGGGAAAAGCCCGGTGTGATAAACAAAAAGCGAGCAAAAGAGATGATAGAGAAATTCAAAACAGGTGAAGATGTTGAGCACGCCCTGAAGGAACTCAAAGAATACTGGGACGACCTTCTTGGAAGAATACAGGTAGAAACCCATGACGAAAAACTCAACAGAATGGTGAACATCTGGAATCAGTACCAGTGTATGGTCACGTTCAACATCTCTCGAAGCGCTTCGTACTTCGAGTCTGGTATCAGTAGAGGAATAGGTTTCAGGGACTCGAACCAGGATATCTTAGGTTTTGTTCACATGATCCCGGAGAAGGCAAGGCAGAGAATACTCGATTTGGCCTCTATCCAATTCGAGGATGGAAGCACTTACCACCAGTTCCAGCCGCTCACCAAGAAGGGCAACAACGAAATAGGAGGAGGCTTCAACGACGATCCGCTTTGGCTCATTCTCTCAACGAGCGCTTACATCAAAGAAACGGGTGACTGGAGCATACTGGACGAAGAGGTTCCCTTCGACAACGATCCGAACAAAAAGGCATCACTCTTCGAGCATCTGAAGAGATCTTTCTACTTCACTGTGAACAACCTCGGTCCCCACGGTCTTCCATTGATAGGAAGGGCCGATTGGAACGATTGTCTTAACCTCAATTGTTTCTCGAAAGATCCCGATGAGTCTTTCCAAACAACCGTCAACGCTCTCGACGGAAGGGTAGCGGAGTCCGTCTTCATAGCGGGGCTCTTCGTTCTTGCTGGAAAAGAATTCGTGGAGATCTGCAAAAGACGAGGACTTGAAGAAGAAGCGAGAGAAGCAGAAAAACATGTGAACAAAATGATCGAGACCACTCTGAAATACGGCTGGGATGGTGAATGGTTCCTCAGGGCGTACGATGCCTTTGGGAGAAAGGTGGGAAGCAAAGAGTGTGAAGAAGGTAAGATCTTCATAGAACCACAGGGAATGTGTGTTATGGCAAGTATCGGTGTGGACAACGGATACGCGGAAAAAGCTCTCGATTCTGTCAAAAAATATCTCGACACACCCTACGGACTCGTTCTTCAGCAGCCGGCGTACAGCAGATATTACATCGAGCTTGGTGAGATCTCGAGTTACCCACCGGGCTACAAAGAAAACGCGGGGATCTTCTGTCACAACAACCCATGGGTAGCGATAGCCGAGACTGTTATAGGTAGGGGAGACAGAGCCTTTGAGATCTACAGAAAAATCACACCGGCTTATCTCGAAGACATCAGCGAAATACACAGGACTGAGCCGTACGTCTACGCTCAGATGGTTGCCGGAAAAGATGCACCGAGGCATGGAGAGGCAAAGAATTCCTGGCTCACGGGGACTGCTGCTTGGAGCTTTGTAGCGATCACTCAGCATATACTCGGGATAAGGCCTACTTACGACGGCCTGGTGGTGGATCCCTGCATCCCGAAAGAATGGGAAGGATTCAGGATCACAAGAAAGTTCAGAGGAAGCATCTACGATATAACGGTGAAGAATCTCTCTCATGTTTCCAAAGGAGTCAAAGAGATCATTGTTGATGGAAAAAAGATAGAAGGACAAGTACTTCCAGTTTTCGAGGATGGAAAGGTGCACAGGGTTGAAGTTGTGATGGGCTGA